A single genomic interval of Prochlorococcus marinus XMU1406 harbors:
- the topA gene encoding type I DNA topoisomerase has product MDHTLVIVESPTKAKTIRKFLPSNYEVLASMGHVRDLPKGAAEIPAAVKKEKWSRIGVNTTEDFEPLYIVPKDKKKVVKELKDALKGATQLLLATDEDREGESISWHLLQILKPKIPTKRMVFHEITKKAINKALDQTREIDMELVQAQETRRILDRLFGYELSPLLWKKVAPRLSAGRVQSVSVRLLVRRERERRSFKKASYWGIKASLVKDNITFETKLFSLNGQRISNGSDFDEQTGKLKQGNKSLIIGEEKVNYLLKTFSSEDWLVSKIEKKPSTRKPVPPFTTSTLQQEANRKLRLSARETMRCAQGLYERGFITYMRTDSVHLSEQATRAARECVSSMYGKEYLSDSPRQFNSTARNAQEAHEAIRPAGEVFKTPKETSLTGRDLSLYDLIWKRTVASQMAEARLTMINAEIRVGDGIFKSSGKSIDFAGFFRAYVEGSDDPSSSLEQQEIILPNLTTGTCLQVTNNESTFHETKPPARYTEAALVKVLEKEGIGRPSTYASIIGTIVDRGYANISSNTLAPTFTAFAVTALLEEHFPDLVDTTFTAKMESSLDEISSGNLEWLPYLETFYKGKNGLEVKVQKTEGGIDGKAYRQVDFEDLPCVVRIGSNGPWLEGTKIDESGNEIQAKGNLPMDITPGDLDIKQVDQILSGPSDLGTDPKTGEKVFLRFGPYGPYVQLGNNDQDKAKPRRASLPKELKTDDLTLDEALVLLSLPRLLGVHPEGGVVEADRGRFGPYIKWIKNESESENRSLKKEDDVFTVDIKRALEILAMPKMGRGGQEVLKDFGKPKEFKENIQILNGRYGVYLKCGKTNISIAKDTDIEKFTIDEAVSLLEEKLKDKKGAILKKTKISNKKTTRKKKS; this is encoded by the coding sequence TTGGATCACACACTCGTTATTGTTGAAAGTCCCACTAAAGCAAAAACTATAAGAAAGTTTTTGCCTTCAAATTATGAAGTTCTCGCTTCAATGGGACACGTTAGAGATCTTCCAAAAGGAGCTGCTGAAATACCAGCTGCGGTTAAAAAGGAAAAATGGTCAAGGATAGGAGTTAATACAACAGAAGATTTTGAACCACTTTATATAGTTCCAAAAGATAAGAAAAAGGTTGTTAAAGAGTTGAAAGATGCATTGAAAGGTGCAACCCAGCTATTACTGGCAACTGATGAAGATAGAGAGGGAGAGAGTATAAGTTGGCATCTCCTGCAAATACTTAAGCCTAAAATACCAACTAAGAGAATGGTTTTTCATGAAATTACAAAAAAGGCAATTAATAAAGCTTTAGACCAAACTAGAGAAATTGATATGGAACTTGTTCAGGCTCAAGAAACAAGAAGAATCTTGGACAGGCTTTTTGGATATGAATTATCTCCTTTACTTTGGAAGAAGGTAGCCCCCCGATTATCTGCTGGTCGTGTTCAATCAGTTTCAGTAAGGCTTCTTGTTAGGAGAGAGAGAGAAAGAAGATCCTTTAAAAAAGCTAGTTACTGGGGTATTAAAGCTTCCCTCGTAAAAGATAATATTACTTTCGAAACTAAATTATTCAGTTTAAACGGTCAAAGAATTTCTAATGGTTCCGATTTCGATGAACAGACCGGCAAATTAAAGCAAGGAAATAAATCTTTAATAATTGGAGAAGAAAAAGTAAATTATTTATTGAAGACTTTTTCCTCAGAGGATTGGTTAGTCTCAAAAATCGAAAAAAAGCCTTCCACTCGTAAGCCAGTCCCTCCATTTACAACTAGCACATTACAACAAGAAGCAAACAGGAAGCTTCGTTTGTCTGCAAGAGAAACTATGAGATGTGCACAAGGGCTATATGAGAGAGGTTTCATAACATATATGAGGACTGATTCAGTTCATCTTTCCGAACAAGCCACAAGAGCTGCTAGAGAATGTGTCAGTTCTATGTATGGGAAAGAATATTTATCTGACTCACCAAGACAATTTAATTCAACTGCAAGAAATGCTCAAGAAGCACACGAAGCTATTAGACCTGCAGGTGAGGTATTTAAAACACCAAAGGAAACTAGTCTAACTGGTAGAGACTTATCTCTTTATGATTTAATTTGGAAAAGAACTGTAGCTAGTCAAATGGCGGAAGCTAGGCTAACAATGATTAATGCTGAAATTAGAGTGGGAGATGGAATATTTAAATCGAGTGGGAAAAGTATTGATTTCGCGGGATTCTTCAGAGCTTATGTCGAGGGGAGTGATGACCCAAGTTCATCCCTTGAACAACAAGAAATTATTCTCCCAAACTTAACAACTGGAACATGTCTTCAAGTTACTAATAATGAGTCTACTTTTCATGAAACTAAACCTCCTGCAAGATATACAGAGGCTGCATTAGTTAAGGTCCTTGAAAAAGAAGGGATTGGAAGACCTTCTACCTATGCAAGCATCATAGGGACAATTGTGGATAGAGGTTATGCCAATATATCCTCCAATACTTTGGCTCCAACGTTTACAGCTTTTGCTGTTACCGCTTTACTAGAAGAACATTTTCCTGATCTGGTTGATACTACTTTTACTGCAAAAATGGAATCTTCATTGGATGAAATATCTTCTGGTAATCTTGAGTGGCTACCATACCTAGAAACTTTCTATAAAGGTAAAAATGGTTTGGAGGTAAAAGTTCAGAAAACAGAGGGTGGTATTGATGGTAAAGCTTATAGACAAGTTGATTTCGAAGACCTTCCTTGCGTAGTCAGAATAGGCTCTAACGGACCTTGGCTAGAGGGTACAAAAATTGATGAATCTGGTAATGAAATTCAAGCTAAAGGTAATCTTCCAATGGATATTACTCCTGGAGATTTAGACATAAAGCAAGTTGATCAAATTTTAAGTGGCCCATCAGATCTTGGAACTGATCCAAAAACTGGGGAAAAAGTCTTTTTAAGATTTGGCCCTTATGGACCTTACGTACAATTGGGAAATAATGATCAAGATAAAGCTAAACCAAGAAGAGCTTCATTACCCAAAGAGTTGAAAACTGATGATCTTACTCTAGATGAGGCTCTTGTACTTTTAAGTTTGCCTAGATTGTTAGGAGTTCATCCTGAAGGAGGAGTTGTTGAAGCTGATAGAGGAAGATTTGGCCCTTATATCAAATGGATTAAAAATGAATCTGAATCTGAAAATAGATCCTTAAAGAAAGAGGATGATGTTTTTACTGTTGATATAAAAAGAGCATTAGAAATTCTTGCGATGCCAAAAATGGGTAGAGGTGGTCAAGAGGTACTTAAAGACTTCGGAAAACCGAAAGAATTTAAAGAAAATATTCAAATATTAAATGGTAGATATGGCGTCTATTTAAAATGTGGCAAAACTAATATTTCTATTGCAAAAGATACTGATATAGAAAAATTTACTATAGATGAAGCAGTATCTCTTTTAGAAGAAAAACTAAAAGATAAAAAAGGCGCAATTTTAAAAAAAACAAAGATTAGTAATAAAAAAACTACAAGGAAAAAGAAAAGTTAG
- a CDS encoding aldo/keto reductase: MIINSQKRSFGRGPKVSLFTLGTMRATESLEKMYSIIKNAYYVGINHIETAPSYGDAESLIGNSIKKLAIEENIKEKNWVITSKVLPKGDFDFLKNNFKKSLKNLNREKINNLAIHGLNLKEHLDWVLAGEGKKFISWILEKELVDQVGFSSHGSYSLIKDAINSEVFTFCSLHLHYLDQSKIALAEEAIKKGMGVLAISPADKGGRLYSPSDILIEASKPFHPLELAYRFLLAKGITTLSLGASNKKDFEFAHKLRNSFEKLTKLEKSALNKIEEVSNERLNSTKCEQCRSCLPCPNEVPIPEILRLRNISIGYGQLEFSKERYNLIGKAGHWWEEKNSSFCQECNECVPKCPSKLDIPNLLKETHNLLIENPTKRLWG, from the coding sequence ATGATTATTAATTCACAAAAAAGATCATTTGGTAGAGGGCCGAAAGTGAGCTTATTCACTTTAGGAACAATGCGAGCAACTGAAAGTCTCGAAAAAATGTATAGCATAATAAAAAATGCATATTATGTAGGAATTAACCACATAGAAACAGCACCCTCTTATGGTGATGCTGAATCACTTATTGGAAATTCAATAAAAAAATTAGCAATAGAGGAGAATATAAAAGAAAAAAATTGGGTGATTACTTCCAAAGTTTTACCAAAGGGTGATTTTGACTTTTTAAAAAATAATTTTAAAAAGTCTCTTAAAAATTTAAATCGAGAGAAAATTAATAATCTTGCAATTCACGGACTCAACTTAAAAGAACATCTAGATTGGGTTCTTGCTGGAGAGGGTAAGAAATTCATATCTTGGATACTTGAGAAGGAACTAGTTGATCAAGTTGGTTTTAGTTCTCACGGAAGTTATTCACTAATTAAAGATGCAATTAACTCTGAAGTTTTTACTTTTTGTAGTCTTCATTTACATTATTTAGATCAATCTAAGATTGCTTTAGCAGAGGAAGCTATAAAAAAAGGTATGGGAGTTTTAGCAATATCACCTGCTGATAAAGGCGGTAGATTGTATTCTCCAAGTGATATTTTGATAGAGGCCTCTAAGCCTTTTCATCCATTAGAATTAGCGTATCGATTTCTGCTGGCAAAAGGCATTACAACTTTATCCTTGGGGGCGTCAAACAAAAAAGATTTTGAATTTGCCCATAAACTTAGAAACTCATTCGAGAAGCTTACAAAACTTGAAAAAAGCGCCCTGAATAAAATTGAGGAAGTTTCTAATGAAAGATTAAACTCAACCAAATGTGAACAATGTAGATCTTGTCTTCCATGTCCAAATGAAGTCCCTATTCCAGAAATACTTCGTTTAAGAAATATATCTATTGGTTATGGCCAATTAGAATTTTCAAAAGAAAGATACAATTTAATAGGAAAAGCTGGCCACTGGTGGGAAGAAAAAAATTCCTCATTTTGTCAAGAATGTAATGAATGTGTTCCTAAATGTCCTAGTAAATTAGATATACCAAATTTATTAAAGGAAACTCATAACTTATTAATTGAAAATCCTACAAAAAGATTATGGGGATAA
- a CDS encoding NAD(P)H-quinone oxidoreductase subunit N yields MPNEIFTINLNAQAIIPEAFILLGIVGTLLVDLAGEKTASKWAPIICYLSIGSSLVSLALQWSNPVEIAFLGSFNSDNLAIAFRAIISLSTLVSLLISWRYTEQSGSPIGEFAAIVLSATLGAMLLCGSTDLISVFISLETLSVASYLLSGYLKRDPRSSEAALKYLLVGSAAAAVYLYGSSFLYGLSGSTNLVTIGLEIINKPSFITSLALVFVLSTVAFKIAAVPFHQWTPDVYEGSPTPVVAFLSVGSKTAGFAFAIRILSTTFSSFDEEWKLLFTILAILSMALGNIVALAQTSMKRMLAYSSIGQAGFVMIGIVSGTQDGLSAAVLYLAAYLFMNLGAFSCVILFSLRTGSDRILDYSGLYQKDPLITLGLSLCLLSLGGLPPMLGFFGKIYLFFAGWANHQYLLVIVGLVTSVISIYYYISVIKMMVVKEPQEASEIVKSYPEINWGIVGLPPLRIALYTCVAVTALGGILSNPLFKLANTAVSETPFLQDIIATANNIS; encoded by the coding sequence GTGCCCAACGAAATCTTTACAATTAATTTAAATGCTCAAGCCATTATTCCAGAGGCTTTTATTTTATTAGGCATTGTTGGAACACTTCTTGTAGATTTAGCTGGAGAAAAAACTGCATCAAAATGGGCACCAATAATTTGCTATTTATCAATAGGCAGCTCTCTCGTTAGTTTGGCATTGCAATGGAGTAATCCGGTAGAAATCGCATTCCTTGGGTCCTTTAATTCAGATAATTTGGCAATCGCATTTAGAGCAATAATTTCTTTATCAACCTTAGTATCTTTACTTATAAGTTGGCGGTATACAGAACAAAGCGGTAGCCCAATTGGCGAGTTTGCCGCGATAGTTCTTTCAGCCACCCTTGGAGCAATGCTTTTGTGTGGATCTACTGACCTTATTAGTGTATTTATATCTCTGGAAACTTTATCCGTAGCAAGTTACTTACTTTCTGGTTACCTCAAGAGAGATCCAAGAAGTTCAGAAGCGGCCTTAAAATACCTCCTTGTTGGATCAGCTGCTGCTGCGGTCTATTTGTATGGATCCTCTTTTCTTTATGGATTAAGTGGTTCAACAAACTTAGTGACCATAGGTTTAGAAATTATCAATAAGCCATCCTTTATTACTTCACTAGCTCTCGTATTTGTCTTATCAACAGTTGCCTTTAAAATTGCTGCAGTTCCCTTTCATCAATGGACTCCTGATGTATATGAGGGTTCACCTACACCTGTAGTAGCTTTTTTATCTGTCGGTTCAAAAACAGCGGGCTTTGCATTTGCAATAAGAATATTAAGCACAACTTTCTCTTCTTTTGACGAAGAATGGAAACTTTTATTTACAATTTTGGCCATATTGAGCATGGCTCTAGGAAATATTGTAGCTCTAGCTCAAACCTCTATGAAAAGGATGCTAGCTTACAGTTCTATTGGACAAGCCGGATTTGTAATGATTGGAATAGTATCTGGAACACAAGATGGTTTATCAGCAGCTGTTTTATATTTGGCTGCATATTTGTTTATGAATTTGGGTGCATTTTCTTGTGTAATACTTTTCTCACTACGAACTGGTTCTGACAGAATTCTTGATTACTCAGGACTTTATCAAAAAGATCCTCTAATTACATTAGGCTTAAGCCTTTGTCTTCTATCTCTTGGAGGTTTACCTCCAATGTTAGGATTTTTTGGAAAGATATACTTGTTCTTTGCAGGTTGGGCAAATCATCAATATCTATTAGTAATAGTTGGTTTAGTAACTTCAGTTATATCTATTTATTACTACATTTCAGTGATAAAAATGATGGTAGTTAAAGAACCACAGGAAGCTTCTGAAATAGTCAAATCATATCCTGAAATTAATTGGGGAATTGTAGGATTACCTCCCTTGAGAATTGCACTTTATACTTGTGTCGCAGTAACTGCTCTTGGAGGAATCCTGTCTAATCCTCTTTTTAAATTAGCTAATACAGCAGTTTCAGAAACTCCTTTCTTACAAGATATTATTGCTACAGCAAACAATATTTCCTAG
- a CDS encoding AbrB family transcriptional regulator, which produces MLEGKELLEKAKLLSKKSEDEIAKGCGYVGPSGRILRKSFYRALIEAKGYKIGNGRLGKNGNRASRGRQTEFKTKVHGNGNLLIGHAYTKKLGLQPGQEFKIDLKKESKTIYLIPLN; this is translated from the coding sequence ATGCTTGAAGGAAAAGAACTTCTTGAAAAAGCAAAGTTATTAAGCAAAAAATCTGAAGATGAGATAGCAAAAGGTTGTGGGTACGTAGGTCCAAGTGGAAGAATCTTAAGAAAAAGTTTTTATAGGGCGCTTATCGAAGCTAAGGGTTACAAAATAGGAAATGGTCGTCTGGGGAAAAATGGTAATAGAGCTTCAAGAGGCAGACAGACAGAATTCAAAACTAAAGTTCATGGCAATGGGAACCTATTAATTGGTCATGCCTACACCAAAAAATTAGGTCTACAACCTGGTCAGGAATTTAAAATCGATCTTAAAAAAGAGTCAAAAACAATTTATCTGATTCCATTAAATTAA
- a CDS encoding DUF2232 domain-containing protein has protein sequence MKITTKTEALNIVETSYLASLSSLLWIALYYLPIGGALLRLILPLPMILLHLRRGTKIALEGLLIQFLLLFIIMGPVRGTLFLFPYGILAFWLGWCWFKEKSWKLSLTGGVIIGTLGFLLRVIALSTLVGDNLWVLITRASYGLIEKFFGLFNLPLYPSILSIQLGAILLIIFQEIVYVLTVHVVAYSLFPRFKLTIPDPPRLLNCLVDFNN, from the coding sequence ATGAAAATAACAACAAAAACTGAAGCATTAAATATTGTCGAGACCTCTTATTTAGCATCTCTTTCGTCTTTATTATGGATTGCATTATATTATCTGCCAATTGGGGGTGCTTTATTAAGGTTGATTTTACCCCTCCCAATGATCTTGTTGCACTTGAGAAGAGGAACTAAAATTGCATTGGAAGGACTTTTGATACAATTTCTACTTTTATTTATAATTATGGGTCCTGTTAGAGGAACATTATTTTTATTTCCTTATGGGATCTTGGCTTTTTGGTTAGGTTGGTGTTGGTTTAAAGAAAAGAGTTGGAAACTTAGTTTAACTGGGGGAGTTATTATTGGAACCCTTGGCTTCTTACTAAGAGTAATAGCATTATCTACGTTGGTTGGAGATAATCTTTGGGTTTTAATTACTAGAGCGAGTTATGGTCTAATAGAAAAGTTCTTTGGATTATTTAATCTACCTTTATATCCCTCAATTTTGAGTATACAATTAGGTGCAATTTTATTAATAATTTTTCAAGAAATAGTTTATGTTTTAACTGTACATGTAGTTGCCTATTCTCTGTTTCCTAGATTTAAATTAACAATCCCAGATCCTCCAAGATTATTAAATTGCTTAGTTGATTTTAATAATTAA
- a CDS encoding ABC transporter ATP-binding protein → MSKKVASLENISKTYGKEDLTVKALDSINLEIFKGDYLAVMGASGSGKSTAMNIIGCLDRPSEGIYKLNGIPVENLSDDELAEIRNQKLGFVFQQFHLLSDATALENVILPMIYAGIEPEQRLVRGKNALKKVGLSERMNNRPNQLSGGQQQRVAIARAIINNPAILLADEPTGALDSKTTEDVLDLFDKLHESGITIVLVTHEDEVANRAKKIAKFKDGRIVELKVN, encoded by the coding sequence ATGTCTAAGAAAGTCGCGAGTTTAGAAAATATATCTAAAACATATGGGAAAGAAGATCTAACTGTTAAAGCCTTAGACAGCATAAACTTAGAAATTTTTAAAGGTGATTATTTAGCTGTAATGGGAGCAAGTGGCTCAGGCAAAAGTACAGCTATGAATATTATTGGATGTCTAGATAGACCATCTGAAGGTATTTATAAATTAAATGGTATTCCTGTTGAGAATTTATCTGATGATGAGCTCGCGGAAATACGCAACCAAAAATTAGGCTTCGTTTTTCAACAATTTCATCTTCTTTCAGACGCAACTGCACTTGAAAACGTAATTTTGCCAATGATTTACGCTGGTATTGAGCCTGAGCAAAGATTAGTTCGAGGTAAGAATGCCCTAAAAAAAGTTGGCCTTTCAGAAAGAATGAATAATCGCCCAAACCAATTATCCGGAGGTCAACAACAACGAGTTGCTATTGCAAGAGCTATAATCAATAATCCCGCAATTTTGTTAGCAGACGAACCTACTGGAGCACTAGATTCAAAAACCACTGAAGATGTATTAGATCTTTTTGACAAACTGCATGAATCTGGAATAACTATAGTTTTAGTTACGCATGAAGATGAAGTTGCAAATCGCGCAAAAAAAATAGCCAAATTTAAGGATGGAAGAATAGTTGAATTAAAAGTTAATTAA
- the cobT gene encoding nicotinate mononucleotide-dependent phosphoribosyltransferase CobT, which translates to MYSTELGINFFGNESNKKRQHNKIEILKKNIKNLKIFLIIAGTNTSQIPGISAAGINAKSRRKTALADAEFLLEGASKDHKYKLPLLNAGVTPALISHVCSKLINIYPVIVPLGIGAKPYFNHLVVEDRNLGPSNCLTTGKSMTKERVLDLYEKGLAIGKSLTQPVLISESVPGGTTTAQAVMEAFGLQVSNLVGSSLFKAPRELRRQVVKRGLFNANFKADFDSFDVVAAVGDPFQAFSMGLLIGARLAKQPVILSGGSQMLAVILLVLEFLDEKNKDEFIEDVFIATTGWLLKDNSLNDLVNLINEKYDVKLLGLASPLNFKSSNYKELKDYELGHVKEGVGAGGISLLAFLDGFKNEEIVSLCQQNLEMMKGLGQISLEKDC; encoded by the coding sequence ATGTACAGTACAGAATTAGGGATAAATTTTTTTGGTAATGAATCCAATAAAAAAAGACAACATAATAAGATAGAAATACTGAAAAAGAATATTAAAAATTTAAAAATATTTCTTATAATTGCTGGTACTAATACATCACAAATTCCAGGAATTTCCGCAGCAGGTATTAATGCAAAATCAAGGAGAAAAACTGCGCTCGCAGATGCCGAATTTTTGCTTGAGGGTGCTTCAAAAGATCATAAATATAAATTACCTCTTCTCAATGCAGGTGTAACTCCGGCCCTAATAAGTCATGTTTGTTCAAAGCTTATAAATATTTATCCAGTGATTGTTCCTCTGGGAATAGGAGCAAAGCCTTACTTTAATCATTTGGTTGTAGAAGATAGAAATTTGGGCCCATCAAATTGTCTTACTACTGGTAAATCGATGACTAAAGAGAGAGTTTTAGATCTCTATGAAAAAGGTCTTGCAATAGGAAAATCATTAACACAACCAGTTTTAATTTCTGAATCTGTACCGGGGGGCACCACAACTGCTCAGGCAGTAATGGAAGCTTTTGGTTTGCAGGTATCTAATTTAGTAGGGAGTAGTTTATTTAAAGCTCCAAGAGAACTAAGAAGACAAGTTGTTAAAAGAGGACTTTTCAATGCAAATTTCAAGGCTGATTTTGACTCTTTTGATGTTGTCGCGGCGGTAGGTGATCCTTTCCAAGCTTTCTCAATGGGTCTATTAATTGGTGCCAGGTTAGCAAAACAACCTGTAATATTGTCTGGAGGAAGTCAGATGTTAGCGGTCATTTTGCTTGTATTAGAATTTTTAGATGAAAAAAATAAAGATGAATTCATTGAAGATGTTTTTATTGCGACAACTGGGTGGCTTTTGAAAGATAATTCTCTAAATGATTTAGTAAATCTAATTAATGAAAAATATGATGTCAAATTATTAGGTTTAGCAAGTCCTTTGAATTTCAAATCTTCAAATTACAAAGAATTGAAGGATTATGAATTAGGTCATGTAAAAGAAGGTGTAGGTGCTGGTGGAATATCATTGCTTGCTTTTTTAGATGGATTTAAAAATGAAGAAATAGTTTCATTGTGTCAACAAAATCTGGAAATGATGAAGGGCCTAGGTCAAATTTCTTTAGAGAAGGATTGCTGA
- a CDS encoding riboflavin synthase — translation MFTGIIQSVGKLRQEKNILEIEILDNLFDMAIGDSIAVDGICLTVKEIFQNKFTVDVSEETLKKTTLGVKSNLNQIVNLEPALRVSDRLGGHIVSGHVDGLGTVENIEKLEKSWLLSIKWKNNNFSKYVVNKGSICVNGISLTIAKYEQEGEIFTIAIIPHTWHNTNLNKLNIGDSVNLEADALIKYVEKLLLFNKNSNQDLSSNNISSEWLKENGW, via the coding sequence ATGTTTACAGGAATAATTCAATCAGTTGGAAAACTAAGACAAGAAAAAAATATTTTAGAAATTGAAATTCTAGATAATTTATTTGATATGGCAATCGGTGACAGCATAGCTGTTGATGGAATTTGTTTGACAGTTAAAGAGATTTTTCAAAATAAATTTACTGTTGATGTTAGTGAGGAGACATTAAAAAAAACAACTTTAGGAGTAAAGTCGAACCTGAATCAGATTGTTAATTTGGAGCCCGCTCTTCGGGTGTCTGACCGTCTAGGAGGGCATATAGTCAGCGGACATGTTGATGGCCTTGGAACAGTTGAGAATATAGAAAAATTAGAGAAATCTTGGCTTTTATCAATAAAGTGGAAAAATAATAATTTTTCAAAATATGTAGTTAATAAAGGGAGTATTTGTGTAAATGGTATAAGTCTTACGATTGCAAAATATGAGCAGGAAGGAGAAATATTTACTATTGCGATAATTCCTCATACTTGGCATAACACAAATCTGAATAAATTAAATATCGGTGACAGCGTAAACCTTGAGGCAGATGCATTAATTAAATATGTAGAGAAATTACTTTTATTTAATAAAAATAGTAATCAAGATTTATCTTCAAATAATATTTCTTCCGAGTGGCTTAAAGAAAACGGTTGGTAA
- a CDS encoding biotin--[acetyl-CoA-carboxylase] ligase: MKVIGPAAKTVFYLKKIQGQYPTWTLHYKIKCKSTENELTNLLECSEIKKNQPVAIIAREQFSGVGQNSKTWVSPKGGIWLSAAYPIFSKEFEYQIFNLSLGIKLCEMLRQENINVYLKWPNDIFFGSKKLIGFLPRVITRGKKIIYARLGLGMNVLNYTPSEGISLSKVLQTKNINQHYWTAKVLKAFYDSIECNKKKEYVIKSANKYLTKSFLPSGYCSDSWKIKDIDSNGNLRIENETQLKVIRRF; encoded by the coding sequence GTGAAAGTTATTGGACCTGCAGCTAAGACAGTTTTTTATTTAAAAAAAATTCAGGGTCAATATCCAACCTGGACACTTCATTACAAAATAAAATGTAAAAGTACCGAAAATGAGCTAACAAACTTGCTTGAATGTTCTGAAATAAAGAAAAACCAGCCAGTAGCGATAATCGCAAGAGAACAGTTCTCAGGGGTTGGCCAAAATTCAAAAACTTGGGTTTCTCCAAAAGGCGGGATTTGGTTAAGTGCAGCTTACCCAATATTTTCGAAAGAATTTGAATATCAAATATTTAATTTGTCTTTAGGTATTAAGTTATGTGAAATGCTTAGACAAGAGAATATAAATGTTTATTTGAAATGGCCAAATGATATTTTTTTTGGTTCAAAAAAGTTGATTGGATTTTTACCAAGGGTGATAACAAGAGGCAAAAAAATTATCTATGCAAGGTTAGGACTTGGCATGAATGTTTTAAATTACACCCCATCAGAAGGTATTTCATTATCAAAGGTACTTCAAACTAAGAATATTAATCAACATTATTGGACAGCCAAAGTTCTTAAAGCTTTTTATGATTCAATTGAATGTAACAAGAAAAAAGAATATGTAATTAAATCTGCAAATAAGTATCTTACTAAAAGTTTTTTACCTAGTGGTTATTGTTCTGATTCATGGAAAATTAAAGATATTGATTCGAATGGGAATTTAAGAATTGAAAATGAAACTCAACTGAAGGTAATTAGAAGGTTTTGA
- a CDS encoding cytochrome c oxidase subunit 3 — protein MTTLDSSKEIQKNNSEVNEMHEDFRMFGLITFLIADGMTFAGFFAAYLTYKAVNPLPDGAIYELELPIPTLNTILLLVSSATFHKAGKALLKDKNSDSQKWLFFTAFLGIIFLICQLFEYFHLPFGLTDNLFASTFYALTGFHGLHVTLGTLMILIIAWQSRINGGRLTSQNMFPLEAVELYWHFVDGIWVVLFIILYLL, from the coding sequence ATGACAACTCTAGATAGCTCAAAAGAAATTCAAAAAAATAATTCTGAAGTTAATGAAATGCATGAAGACTTCAGAATGTTTGGTCTTATAACTTTCCTAATTGCGGACGGAATGACTTTTGCTGGATTCTTTGCTGCTTATTTAACTTATAAAGCAGTAAATCCATTACCAGATGGTGCTATTTATGAATTAGAACTACCAATACCTACTCTCAATACAATTTTGTTACTTGTTAGTAGTGCAACTTTCCATAAAGCAGGCAAAGCACTTTTAAAAGATAAAAACTCAGATTCCCAAAAATGGTTATTTTTTACTGCTTTTCTTGGAATTATATTTTTAATATGTCAATTATTTGAATATTTTCATTTACCTTTTGGATTAACCGATAATTTATTTGCAAGTACTTTTTATGCTCTTACTGGTTTTCATGGATTACATGTCACTTTAGGCACTTTAATGATTTTAATTATTGCTTGGCAATCGAGAATCAATGGGGGAAGATTAACTAGTCAAAATATGTTCCCATTGGAAGCTGTTGAATTGTACTGGCATTTTGTAGATGGAATATGGGTTGTTTTATTTATTATTTTGTATCTTTTATAA